Proteins encoded within one genomic window of candidate division WOR-3 bacterium:
- a CDS encoding HD domain-containing phosphohydrolase produces the protein MEANRAAALSIGIENPDELKGKFCYELWHQRNTPCPFCPLEVTRKTLKPEEKEVTTPDGRWFLIRSNPILNEAGELVGFVELTLETTERKKAEQEARRFQEIVKHLFEQPLVGVTLSDYDGNTLEVNETRAKMLGYTREELLKMNWKDYTHPDDVPAILEKVKELKDKKTENFIMDVRCISKDGKIVWQRLFVMPLEFEKENLLIAMIMDISEDVALKEELQKLLKERTAILEAIPQRIYKVTKNGNVFQVIKKSEEAEKLSDIIRRTDKDAKELIKTVLESGEPHKIFYNRKTEREDRYLSSTLTKLDEETTILVENDITEIKRQEIEALKQRNRFRILTEGIIKTLSHIIELKEPYTAGHQSRVAEIAYLVGKEMGLDEDRLTTLRYAGLLHDIGKLIIPIEILNKPSKLTESEFNLIKQHPSFSYEILKDIEFEGPVAEIVLQHHERLDGSGYPKGLKNGEILLEARVIACADVYEAMTPHRPYRPALSPEEALRELKEKAGILYDPEVVRIMEKLYLEGKLPKATSEK, from the coding sequence TTGGAAGCAAATAGAGCTGCAGCTTTATCCATTGGAATTGAAAATCCAGATGAACTAAAAGGAAAATTCTGCTATGAATTGTGGCATCAGCGTAATACCCCTTGTCCTTTCTGCCCCCTCGAGGTAACAAGAAAGACATTAAAACCTGAAGAAAAGGAGGTTACGACGCCCGACGGTCGATGGTTTTTAATTAGATCCAACCCTATTTTAAACGAGGCAGGGGAACTCGTAGGATTTGTCGAACTAACTCTGGAAACAACGGAAAGGAAAAAAGCAGAACAAGAGGCAAGGCGCTTTCAAGAAATAGTGAAGCATCTCTTTGAACAACCCCTCGTGGGTGTCACCCTTTCAGATTACGATGGAAACACATTAGAGGTCAATGAAACAAGGGCAAAGATGCTCGGTTACACAAGAGAAGAACTATTGAAAATGAACTGGAAGGATTATACCCACCCCGATGATGTCCCCGCGATTCTCGAAAAGGTGAAAGAACTGAAGGACAAAAAGACAGAAAACTTTATAATGGACGTAAGGTGCATAAGTAAAGATGGAAAGATTGTCTGGCAAAGGCTTTTCGTAATGCCCCTCGAGTTCGAAAAGGAAAATCTATTAATTGCTATGATTATGGATATTTCCGAGGATGTCGCCCTTAAAGAGGAGCTGCAAAAACTTCTTAAAGAGAGAACCGCCATCTTAGAAGCAATACCGCAAAGGATTTATAAAGTAACAAAGAATGGTAATGTTTTTCAGGTAATTAAGAAATCGGAAGAGGCTGAAAAACTCTCCGATATAATCCGTAGAACAGATAAAGACGCAAAAGAGTTGATAAAAACTGTACTTGAAAGTGGAGAACCTCATAAAATTTTCTACAACAGGAAGACCGAAAGGGAAGACAGGTACCTTTCCTCTACCCTCACTAAACTGGACGAAGAAACCACTATCCTCGTGGAAAACGACATTACCGAGATAAAAAGACAGGAAATCGAAGCGTTAAAGCAGAGGAACCGTTTTAGAATACTCACAGAGGGCATTATAAAAACCCTCTCCCATATCATTGAACTTAAAGAACCCTATACCGCAGGCCACCAGTCAAGGGTTGCGGAAATTGCTTACTTAGTAGGAAAAGAAATGGGGCTTGATGAGGATAGATTAACAACCCTAAGATACGCAGGGCTTCTCCACGACATCGGAAAGCTAATCATACCCATTGAGATACTCAATAAACCATCTAAATTAACAGAATCGGAATTTAATTTAATAAAGCAACACCCATCTTTCAGCTACGAAATCCTCAAAGATATTGAATTTGAAGGGCCGGTTGCCGAAATCGTTCTTCAGCACCACGAAAGACTCGACGGCAGCGGATATCCAAAAGGGCTAAAAAATGGCGAAATACTCTTAGAGGCAAGGGTCATAGCCTGTGCTGATGTTTACGAAGCAATGACCCCCCACAGGCCCTATAGACCCGCCTTATCACCGGAAGAGGCACTGCGGGAACTCAAAGAAAAGGCAGGAATCCTTTATGACCCGGAAGTCGTAAGAATAATGGAAAAACTCTATTTAGAAGGAAAATTGCCTAAGGCAACTTCAGAAAAATGA
- a CDS encoding ComF family protein, whose product MFRFLLEAIFPSFCYICGKPSKGILCDGCKKNFEEKRVNKIFFPDADHLSKVYIVFEYEGEVRRLIEEFKYGKRKEIARYFSQYFSGLPLDYDFIVPVPLHATRLRERGFNQSEVIAKRLAKECGIPVTKKGIRRRKYTLKQANLTRSERLENLSGAFFVSHPERFRGKRILLVDDVYTTGATMENLAKAFKNYPSKIDGFAIASKV is encoded by the coding sequence GTGTTCAGATTTCTCTTAGAGGCGATTTTCCCTTCTTTCTGTTATATTTGTGGAAAGCCTTCTAAGGGCATCCTTTGTGATGGATGCAAGAAAAATTTTGAGGAAAAGAGGGTTAACAAAATCTTTTTCCCTGACGCCGATCACCTCTCTAAAGTTTACATTGTTTTTGAGTACGAAGGAGAGGTGAGAAGGCTCATTGAAGAATTCAAGTACGGGAAGAGAAAGGAGATTGCACGTTATTTTTCTCAATATTTTTCTGGGCTTCCTCTTGACTACGATTTTATTGTGCCCGTTCCTCTTCACGCCACAAGACTAAGGGAAAGGGGATTCAACCAGAGTGAAGTAATAGCGAAAAGGCTGGCAAAGGAATGCGGAATTCCTGTAACGAAAAAGGGCATAAGGAGGAGAAAATATACCCTTAAGCAGGCGAATTTGACCAGGAGTGAGCGCTTAGAGAATCTCTCCGGGGCTTTTTTCGTGAGTCATCCGGAAAGGTTCAGAGGAAAGAGGATTCTCCTCGTGGATGATGTTTATACCACTGGCGCTACAATGGAGAACTTAGCAAAGGCTTTTAAGAATTATCCTTCTAAGATCGATGGTTTTGCTATTGCCTCTAAGGTTTGA
- a CDS encoding V-type ATP synthase subunit D, with product MPLISASPTRMELLRLKRRIAIARKGHKLLKDKQDELVRILFELLEGLKELRKKVEEELSESVRRFVLARAFMEPEEVEELFLIPSVSSGIEIGEKKIMTVVVPTFKARIEGNYLSYGFAGTSPELDVSLESLTRAYKDLIELAEKEKSLELLAIEVEKTRRRVNALEYILIPELESTIKFISMKLSEMERSDITRLMKIKDIVRAH from the coding sequence ATGCCACTTATAAGTGCCAGTCCAACTCGGATGGAGCTCTTGAGGCTCAAAAGGCGTATTGCCATTGCAAGAAAGGGCCACAAACTTCTCAAAGACAAGCAGGATGAGCTGGTAAGGATTCTCTTTGAGCTTCTTGAGGGCCTTAAAGAGCTTAGGAAGAAGGTAGAAGAGGAGTTGTCGGAGTCGGTAAGGAGGTTCGTCCTCGCCAGGGCCTTTATGGAGCCTGAAGAGGTGGAGGAGCTTTTCTTGATTCCTTCTGTTTCCTCAGGTATTGAGATTGGTGAGAAGAAGATAATGACCGTTGTCGTTCCAACCTTTAAAGCAAGAATTGAGGGCAATTATTTAAGTTATGGGTTTGCGGGAACCTCGCCGGAGCTTGATGTGTCTTTAGAATCTCTAACGAGGGCGTACAAAGATTTAATTGAACTTGCGGAAAAGGAAAAGTCCCTTGAACTATTGGCCATCGAGGTAGAGAAGACGAGGAGGAGGGTAAATGCCCTCGAGTACATTTTAATTCCGGAGCTTGAATCCACTATTAAGTTTATTTCGATGAAACTTTCTGAGATGGAAAGATCTGATATTACACGCCTGATGAAGATTAAAGATATCGTCAGAGCACATTAA
- the lgt gene encoding prolipoprotein diacylglyceryl transferase — MHPILFRIGPLEVRTWGVLVLIGFIAGISYVAKRARVIGVSTEKIWDFGFWVGLAGIVGARIFYVLYHIPYFKEHPSEIIKFWEGGAVFFGGFLFALITGIVYLIKNKKYLPFWPIADFASEALALGMFFGRWGCFFNGCCFGKETHLPWAVVFPPGSPAYEVMDSLPIHPSQLYESFANLILFFILLKIEQKKPFDGFIFLFYMFFASLIRFLVDFTRYYEPENVYILTINQWISIAIMVTSVVIYFILRRKAFKKH; from the coding sequence ATGCATCCGATTCTTTTCAGGATAGGGCCTCTTGAAGTACGCACATGGGGTGTACTTGTGTTAATAGGTTTTATTGCTGGAATTAGCTATGTGGCTAAGAGGGCCCGCGTGATAGGTGTTAGTACTGAAAAGATATGGGATTTTGGCTTCTGGGTGGGATTAGCAGGAATTGTTGGGGCAAGGATTTTTTACGTCCTTTATCACATTCCCTATTTTAAAGAACATCCATCAGAGATTATTAAGTTCTGGGAAGGCGGAGCGGTCTTTTTTGGCGGTTTTTTGTTTGCCCTAATTACCGGGATTGTTTATTTGATAAAAAATAAGAAATATTTGCCTTTCTGGCCTATTGCTGATTTTGCTTCTGAAGCCCTTGCCCTTGGTATGTTTTTTGGAAGGTGGGGGTGCTTCTTCAACGGGTGTTGTTTTGGTAAAGAGACCCATCTCCCTTGGGCTGTGGTATTTCCACCAGGCTCACCCGCTTATGAAGTAATGGATTCTCTTCCTATTCATCCTTCCCAGCTTTACGAGTCCTTTGCAAACTTGATACTCTTTTTTATCTTACTGAAAATTGAACAGAAAAAACCCTTTGATGGGTTTATTTTCCTATTCTACATGTTTTTCGCCTCTTTGATAAGGTTTCTCGTGGATTTCACCAGGTATTACGAGCCCGAAAATGTGTATATTCTCACAATAAACCAGTGGATTTCCATTGCTATAATGGTTACATCCGTTGTTATTTATTTTATTTTGCGCAGGAAAGCCTTTAAGAAACATTAG
- a CDS encoding cold-shock protein: MGNTKKYGRVKWFDSRKGYGFIQLEDGSGDVFVHFSDIEGEGYKTLEEGQRVKFDVEKTNKGPKAVHVEKA, translated from the coding sequence ATGGGTAACACTAAGAAGTACGGGCGGGTCAAGTGGTTCGACTCGCGGAAAGGCTATGGATTCATCCAGCTCGAGGATGGATCTGGTGATGTGTTCGTCCACTTCTCCGATATAGAAGGAGAAGGATATAAGACACTGGAAGAAGGGCAGCGCGTGAAGTTCGATGTGGAAAAGACCAATAAGGGACCGAAGGCTGTTCACGTAGAAAAGGCATAA
- a CDS encoding Hsp20/alpha crystallin family protein — translation MVRDLMRWDPFREVSSLREEVDRLFDAFFGRQAEKMLREREAFWVPAVDIEETENEFIVKAELPGLKKDEVKLSISEDTLTISGERKMEKEEKGKTYHRVEMNYGKFERTIRFPTEVVPDKAKASYKDGILTITVPKSEKAKGKEIEIEIE, via the coding sequence ATGGTAAGGGATTTAATGAGATGGGATCCTTTCAGAGAAGTCTCTTCCCTAAGGGAAGAGGTTGATAGACTCTTTGATGCCTTCTTCGGCAGACAGGCTGAGAAGATGTTAAGGGAAAGGGAGGCCTTCTGGGTTCCTGCCGTCGACATCGAAGAGACCGAGAATGAATTCATCGTGAAGGCTGAACTCCCAGGGCTCAAAAAGGACGAGGTAAAACTCTCCATCTCCGAGGATACCCTTACCATCAGCGGTGAAAGGAAGATGGAGAAAGAGGAGAAAGGGAAAACCTACCACCGCGTCGAGATGAACTACGGTAAGTTCGAGAGAACCATAAGGTTCCCAACGGAAGTAGTTCCTGATAAGGCAAAGGCCTCCTATAAAGACGGTATCCTGACTATCACCGTACCAAAGAGTGAGAAGGCTAAGGGTAAAGAGATTGAAATAGAAATTGAATAG
- a CDS encoding M28 family metallopeptidase: MRSLSNYAYKILRRIAFPRLAGSIEEERAREIIVDELSKLGLSVSQQSFYLWTFKPGDGRVVLKNRVFKAVPYGNTKPFDEEGEVIYGEDVDYLSQEVKGKIVVTYGRVRGEGYERLIEKGVKGLISISPPERGFSFSSISQRFVEEGKVIPALIVDYDTGLKLKESEGKRVRIQGNTEYYKGTAVNIITEIKGTEKPDEIILLCGHYDSVAISPGATDNGGGSAILVALAKYFSKRRPRRTLRFVWFSGEELGLLGSQAYVEEIKDELKKIKMVINLDVAGDPIGENGAMCISDKDTVNFVSILSKEKGIPFKVRLDIYSSDSMPFALYGVPSINLARFGGKGSFYIHSHDDRVNYTGVSGLSPVLEMAVNIVERLDNSVIFPLERRISGELREKIEDYFKKMQGKKVEVKWEK; the protein is encoded by the coding sequence ATGAGAAGCCTTTCCAATTATGCTTACAAAATTTTGAGGAGGATCGCCTTTCCCCGGCTGGCAGGAAGTATCGAAGAAGAAAGGGCCAGGGAAATCATCGTTGACGAACTCTCAAAACTCGGACTTTCTGTATCACAACAATCTTTTTATCTTTGGACCTTCAAGCCCGGTGATGGTAGAGTAGTTCTCAAAAATAGGGTGTTCAAGGCTGTTCCCTACGGCAATACAAAGCCCTTTGATGAGGAAGGCGAAGTGATCTATGGGGAGGATGTAGATTACCTCTCTCAGGAGGTTAAAGGTAAGATTGTTGTAACCTACGGAAGGGTTAGGGGCGAAGGCTACGAAAGACTCATTGAAAAAGGGGTAAAGGGACTTATTTCCATCTCACCTCCGGAGAGGGGATTTTCCTTCTCTTCCATATCCCAGCGGTTTGTGGAAGAGGGAAAAGTGATTCCTGCCCTTATAGTTGACTATGACACTGGGCTAAAGTTGAAGGAGTCAGAAGGCAAGAGGGTCAGGATTCAGGGAAATACGGAATATTACAAGGGTACAGCGGTTAACATAATTACGGAAATAAAGGGAACGGAAAAGCCCGATGAGATTATCCTTCTTTGCGGACACTATGACTCCGTTGCCATTTCACCAGGGGCCACGGATAACGGTGGAGGAAGTGCCATTTTGGTCGCTCTCGCAAAATATTTTTCCAAAAGAAGACCAAGAAGGACACTCAGATTTGTATGGTTTTCCGGTGAGGAGTTGGGGCTTCTGGGTAGTCAGGCCTATGTGGAGGAGATAAAGGACGAATTAAAGAAGATCAAGATGGTTATTAACCTTGATGTGGCTGGAGACCCCATCGGTGAAAACGGAGCAATGTGCATTTCCGATAAAGACACGGTAAATTTTGTTTCCATCCTCTCAAAGGAAAAGGGTATCCCCTTCAAGGTAAGGCTTGACATCTATTCCAGCGATTCTATGCCCTTTGCCCTCTATGGGGTGCCTTCCATTAACCTTGCTCGTTTTGGTGGGAAGGGCAGTTTTTACATCCATTCCCATGATGACAGGGTCAACTATACGGGGGTAAGCGGTCTAAGCCCCGTTCTGGAAATGGCGGTTAATATTGTTGAAAGACTTGATAATAGTGTAATTTTCCCTTTGGAGAGAAGGATCAGCGGAGAGTTAAGGGAGAAAATCGAGGACTACTTCAAGAAAATGCAGGGGAAAAAGGTCGAGGTGAAGTGGGAGAAGTGA